Proteins encoded within one genomic window of Cyprinus carpio isolate SPL01 chromosome A15, ASM1834038v1, whole genome shotgun sequence:
- the LOC109094620 gene encoding protein EVI2B-like — MPEFSKDTMRTTLCTLVFLFSLPWSLNGHLTTSLKNTEVTNTAENASRQRDYTIDSVTENVVSLSRSVQTQHLTSHSEQQGITLRMPNGEDETSGIKRNVHYDIHNSTTASPHLEMQILDKVTPQKEHLKPTESSRRPQTKYILQRENATQFNVSAKPPNFTRADVLPEEKTSSGLSETQQATQETSSTSGFTGLYDAQANKTVMDSNKTNTNKDLQTVQPPMVTTNQPSPMTHTNTSAITTVTDFNGKVSISGVKTTERKEVTDKWTSTQRPELKTSSVTKPTKKLTTTKKTTTKPNPPTSKDEQQANPGPAVAAVIGTTFVLMFIAIIFILIRKHKKQIRQLENPEWAGPSPFLDGDVLPNLPNMDEPETINRQGFNQRSISRYISQRLSKHLTLGRNTSEEVLMGDILQGSTFGRQNPDGVQTSGNPTTTQDSTEREDNKIQEGQASVDSSDSKTPAPGSAQGPVMENKESKQTDDLTPALPSGPHTVIKLPPPLVSIDLDSLSEEAAPSQTSDGGIVPPAPRLL; from the exons ATGCCTGA GTTCTCAAAGGACACCATGAGGACTACTCTTTGCACGCTTGTCTTCCTCTTTTCTCTACCATGGAGTCTAAACGGCCATTTAACAACCAGCCTTAAGAATACTGAGGTAACAAACACAGCAGAAAATGCATCAAGGCAGAGGGACTACACTATTGATTCTGTAACAGAAAACGTGGTTTCACTTTCAAGAAGCGTTCAGACGCAACACCTCACGAGTCACTCAGAGCAGCAAGGTATCACGCTGAGGATGCCCAATGGTGAAGACGAGACATCAGGGATAAAGAGGAATGTACATTATGACATACACAACTCGACTACTGCGTCACCACACCTTGAAATGCAAATACTGGACAAGGTAACTCCACAAAAGGAACATCTAAAACCAACAGAAAGTTCCCGCAGACCACagactaaatatattttgcagAGAGAGAATGCTACACAATTTAATGTCTCTGCTAAACCACCCAATTTCACAAGGGCAGATGTTTTACCAGAAGAAAAAACAAGCAGTGGACTTTCTGAGACACAGCAAGCCACACAGGAAACATCTTCTACTTCTGGTTTCACAGGACTTTATGATGCGCAAGCAAATAAAACAGTCATGGATAGcaacaaaaccaatacaaataaAGATCTTCAAACAGTCCAGCCCCCAATGGTAACTACAAACCAGCCAAGCCCAATGACTCATACGAACACTTCCGCAATAACAACTGTGACAGATTTCAACGGGAAAGTAAGCATCAGTGGTGTGAAAACCACAGAGAGGAAAGAAGTTACAGACAAGTGGACAAGCACTCAAAGACCTGAGCTTAAGACTTCATCTGTGACTAAACCAACAAAGAAGTTGACCACCACTAAAAAGACCACCACAAAGCCAAATCCACCTACATCAAAAGACGAGCAGCAAGCGAACCCAGGTCCTGCTGTAGCAGCCGTGATTGGCACCACGTTTGTTTTGATGTTCATAGCGATAATCTTTATCTTGATAaggaaacataaaaaacaaataaggcaGCTAGAAAATCCAGAGTGGGCCGGACCATCACCATTTCTGGATGGCGATGTTCTACCGAACTTGCCAAACATGGATGAACCTGAGACCATCAATAGACAAGGCTTCAACCAGCGGTCCATTTCCAGATACATCTCCCAACGGCTCTCAAAACACCTGACATTGGGGAGGAACACAAGTGAGGAAGTTCTCATGGGGGACATCCTGCAAGGAAGCACGTTTGGCAGACAAAATCCAGATGGGGTCCAAACCAGTGGGAACCCGACAACTACACAAGACTCAACTGAGAGAGAAGATAACAAAATCCAGGAAGGTCAAGCATCTGTGGACTCTTCTGACTCCAAAACACCTGCGCCAGGAAGTGCACAAGGACCTGTGATGGAGAACAAAGAATCAAAGCAGACTGATGACCTCACTCCAGCTTTGCCTTCTGGCCCGCATACTGTAATTAAACTTCCTCCACCTTTAGTGTCTATAGATCTTGATTCCCTTTCAGAGGAAGCTGCTCCTTCGCAAA